A single region of the Paenibacillus sp. genome encodes:
- a CDS encoding NAD(P)H-binding protein encodes MRIFVTGASGYVGTAIVERLLGDGHELVCLVRNSNRLRGAAAGSPRVRTVEGDLLEPASYRSALREVDAVIHLVGIIRERPAAGVTFERLHELGTRLLVDACTEAGFAGDGRQRRFIHMSALGARPGASTAYFRSKWAAEQVLRESGLTHVIFRPSVIFGPGDEFVNMLAGLVRAPVTPVLGDGRYRMQPVSLRTVADVFAKAAAGAGPANAAFDVGGPEQLAYNEMLRDIGAALGRRVRLVHAPLPLMKPIVRAMERFPWFPVTTNQLTMLLEENICREGTPFYGVFDPPVVRFADGIREYLRP; translated from the coding sequence ATGCGCATTTTCGTGACCGGCGCGTCAGGATACGTCGGGACGGCGATCGTGGAGAGGCTGCTGGGGGATGGACATGAGTTGGTTTGTCTCGTTCGAAATTCGAACCGGCTGCGCGGCGCCGCCGCCGGCTCGCCCCGCGTACGAACGGTCGAGGGCGATCTGCTCGAGCCCGCGTCGTACCGCTCCGCCCTGCGGGAGGTCGACGCCGTCATTCATCTCGTCGGCATCATTCGCGAGCGGCCGGCGGCCGGCGTCACGTTCGAGCGGCTGCACGAGCTCGGCACGCGGCTGCTCGTCGACGCCTGCACGGAGGCGGGCTTCGCCGGCGACGGGCGGCAGCGGCGGTTTATCCATATGAGCGCGCTGGGGGCCCGCCCCGGCGCATCGACGGCGTACTTCCGCTCGAAGTGGGCGGCGGAGCAGGTTTTGCGCGAAAGCGGTCTGACGCATGTGATCTTCCGTCCCTCGGTCATCTTCGGCCCCGGGGACGAGTTCGTCAACATGCTGGCCGGCCTCGTCCGCGCGCCGGTGACGCCGGTGCTCGGCGACGGCCGGTATCGGATGCAGCCCGTCTCGCTGCGAACGGTGGCCGACGTGTTCGCGAAGGCGGCCGCCGGCGCCGGTCCGGCGAACGCCGCGTTCGACGTCGGCGGTCCGGAGCAGCTCGCGTACAACGAGATGCTGCGCGACATCGGCGCGGCGCTCGGGCGGCGCGTCCGGCTCGTCCATGCGCCGCTGCCGCTCATGAAGCCGATCGTGCGCGCGATGGAGCGGTTCCCGTGGTTCCCGGTGACGACGAACCAGCTGACGATGCTGCTGGAGGAGAATATTTGCCGGGAGGGCACCCCGTTTTACGGCGTGTTTGACCCGCCCGTCGTCCGTTTCGCGGACGGCATCCGCGAATACTTGCGGCCGTAA
- a CDS encoding endonuclease MutS2: protein MDKKLLEKLEYPKILNKLESHAATSIGKAFAAEATPSSDLEEVRHRLAGTDEAAAVDRMKGAAPFGGVSDIRTSLKRANIGGTLSAHELLAVADTVQGGRRVKRFIEAYQEKHEAPILGALAEGVVELRTLEEAIRRCIDENGVVVDTASDELYRVRRELRSGEARVRERLESMVRSSSVQKMLQDALITVRNDRFVIPVKSEYRSSFGGIVHDQSSSGATLFIEPEQVVQLNNKLRELRVQEEREIEKILQRLTASVAEESQPLEANVELLGQLDFLFAKARLARDMKASLPAINDKGYLRIRRGRHPLLPMEHAVPLDIELGGSYSAIIVTGPNTGGKTVSLKTVGLLSLMAMTGLFVPAEDGSELCVFDQVFADIGDEQSIEQSLSTFSSHMTNIIGILKKMTPRSLVLLDEVGAGTDPAEGSALAIAILEHIRAMGCRLMATTHYSELKAYAYDRPGVINASMEFDVETLRPTYRLLVGVPGRSNAFAIAERLGLSRRIIEEARGQVTEEDQRVESMIGKLEEHRLAAEAERREAERLRREAEELRRELTEEKRKLQEQREKWLVEAEREAHEALAKARREAEAIIADLRKQAMEEGASIKEHKLIEAKRRLEEAAPKPRKSAAAAGGARAKAQVSPGDEVKVLSLGQKGHVVEKQADGAIVQLGIIKMKVALTDLELVGSSAAAKQGQRAVATVKRTRDENVRTELDLRGSNVEEAIVEVDRFLDEAIMANLSQVYIIHGKGTGVLRTGIQEYLRRHKHVRTFRIGAFNEGGHGVTVAELK, encoded by the coding sequence TTGGATAAGAAGCTATTGGAAAAACTCGAATACCCCAAAATTTTAAATAAACTCGAATCGCACGCGGCGACGTCGATCGGGAAGGCGTTCGCGGCGGAGGCGACGCCGAGCTCAGATTTGGAAGAAGTTCGCCATCGGTTGGCCGGCACCGACGAGGCGGCGGCGGTCGACCGAATGAAGGGCGCGGCGCCGTTCGGCGGCGTTTCGGACATTCGGACGAGCCTGAAGCGGGCGAACATCGGCGGGACGTTAAGCGCCCACGAGCTGCTCGCCGTCGCCGACACGGTGCAGGGCGGCCGTCGGGTGAAGCGGTTCATCGAGGCGTATCAGGAGAAGCACGAGGCGCCGATCCTGGGCGCGCTCGCCGAAGGCGTTGTTGAGCTGCGGACGCTGGAGGAGGCGATCCGCCGGTGCATCGACGAGAACGGGGTCGTCGTCGATACGGCGTCCGACGAATTGTACCGCGTGCGGCGGGAGCTCCGTTCAGGCGAGGCGCGCGTGCGCGAGCGGCTCGAATCGATGGTGCGCAGCTCGTCCGTGCAGAAGATGCTTCAGGACGCTTTGATCACGGTGCGGAACGACCGTTTCGTCATTCCGGTGAAGAGCGAATACCGCAGCTCGTTCGGCGGCATCGTGCACGACCAGTCGTCGTCAGGCGCGACGCTGTTCATCGAGCCGGAGCAGGTCGTGCAGCTGAACAACAAGCTGCGGGAGCTGCGCGTGCAGGAGGAGCGGGAGATCGAGAAAATTTTGCAGCGTCTCACGGCTTCCGTCGCCGAAGAGTCGCAGCCGCTCGAGGCGAACGTGGAGCTGCTCGGGCAGCTCGATTTCTTGTTCGCGAAAGCGCGGCTCGCCCGCGACATGAAAGCGAGTCTGCCGGCGATCAACGACAAGGGGTATCTGCGCATTCGCCGCGGCCGCCATCCGCTGCTGCCTATGGAGCATGCGGTGCCGCTCGACATCGAGCTCGGCGGCTCGTACTCCGCGATCATCGTGACGGGTCCGAACACCGGCGGCAAAACGGTGTCGCTCAAGACGGTCGGGCTGCTCAGCCTCATGGCGATGACCGGGCTGTTCGTGCCGGCCGAGGACGGCAGCGAGCTGTGCGTGTTCGACCAAGTGTTCGCGGACATCGGGGACGAGCAGAGCATCGAACAGAGTCTTAGTACGTTCTCCAGCCATATGACCAATATTATCGGGATATTGAAAAAGATGACGCCGCGCTCGCTCGTGCTTTTAGATGAAGTCGGCGCGGGTACGGACCCGGCGGAAGGGTCGGCGCTCGCGATCGCCATCCTCGAGCACATCCGCGCGATGGGCTGCCGGCTCATGGCGACGACGCACTACAGCGAGCTCAAGGCGTACGCGTACGACCGGCCGGGCGTCATCAACGCGAGCATGGAGTTCGACGTCGAGACGCTGCGTCCGACGTACCGGCTGCTCGTCGGCGTGCCGGGTCGAAGCAACGCGTTCGCGATCGCCGAGCGGCTCGGGCTGAGCCGTCGGATCATCGAGGAGGCGCGCGGTCAAGTGACCGAGGAGGACCAGCGCGTCGAGTCGATGATCGGCAAGCTCGAGGAGCATCGGCTTGCCGCCGAGGCGGAGCGCCGGGAAGCCGAACGGCTGCGCCGGGAAGCGGAGGAGCTTCGCCGCGAGCTGACGGAGGAGAAGCGCAAGCTGCAGGAGCAGCGCGAGAAGTGGCTCGTCGAGGCGGAGCGCGAGGCGCATGAGGCGCTCGCCAAGGCGCGGCGCGAGGCGGAGGCGATCATCGCCGATTTGCGCAAGCAGGCGATGGAGGAAGGCGCGTCGATCAAGGAGCACAAGCTGATCGAAGCGAAGCGGCGCCTCGAGGAAGCCGCGCCGAAGCCGCGCAAGTCGGCGGCTGCGGCCGGCGGGGCGCGCGCGAAGGCGCAGGTGTCGCCCGGCGACGAGGTGAAGGTGCTGTCGCTCGGCCAGAAGGGCCACGTTGTCGAGAAGCAGGCGGACGGGGCGATCGTGCAGCTCGGCATTATTAAGATGAAGGTCGCGCTGACCGACCTCGAGCTCGTCGGCTCGTCGGCCGCCGCGAAGCAGGGCCAGCGGGCGGTCGCCACCGTGAAGCGGACGCGCGACGAGAACGTGCGGACCGAGCTCGACTTGCGCGGCTCCAACGTGGAGGAGGCGATCGTTGAAGTCGACCGCTTCCTCGACGAGGCGATCATGGCGAACTTATCGCAGGTATATATTATCCACGGCAAAGGAACGGGCGTGCTGCGCACCGGCATTCAGGAATATTTGCGCCGGCACAAGCACGTGCGGACGTTCCGGATCGGCGCCTTCAACGAAGGCGGCCACGGCGTCACCGTCGCGGAGTTGAAATAG
- a CDS encoding phage holin family protein, whose amino-acid sequence MHFLAHVVRFVVSALVLLLVGALVPQFEVGGFWSALLLALVIALFGWVLEGIFGKKISPFGRGIVGFLVSALVIYLAQFIIGGVDVSVIGALLAALVIGIIDLFLPIGSPFERGERRRAD is encoded by the coding sequence ATGCATTTTTTGGCCCATGTGGTTCGATTTGTCGTCTCGGCACTCGTTCTGTTGTTGGTCGGCGCCCTCGTGCCCCAATTCGAGGTGGGCGGCTTCTGGAGTGCACTGTTGCTGGCGCTCGTCATCGCGTTGTTCGGCTGGGTGCTTGAAGGCATTTTCGGCAAAAAGATCTCGCCGTTCGGACGCGGCATCGTCGGCTTCCTAGTGAGCGCGCTGGTCATCTATCTGGCGCAGTTCATCATCGGCGGCGTGGACGTTTCGGTCATCGGCGCGCTTTTGGCCGCGCTCGTTATCGGCATCATCGATTTGTTCCTGCCGATCGGCTCGCCATTCGAACGGGGCGAACGTCGTCGAGCGGACTAA
- a CDS encoding cytochrome C oxidase subunit II has translation MNMRKITLVLALALTFAGLLAACGGAEQSAPAVEPTGNTVDLAIEAKDFEFDQKEYRVKAGDTVNVSFVNAQGMHGIDIVGYNVKLGDGDTATFVAAPGEYDIVCNIMCGTGHSQMRSKLIVE, from the coding sequence ATGAACATGAGAAAAATTACACTCGTCCTTGCGCTTGCTCTGACCTTCGCCGGGCTGCTCGCCGCTTGCGGCGGCGCCGAACAATCCGCGCCGGCCGTCGAGCCGACGGGCAACACGGTCGATCTGGCGATCGAAGCGAAGGATTTCGAGTTTGATCAAAAGGAATACCGCGTGAAAGCGGGCGACACCGTCAACGTATCGTTCGTAAACGCGCAAGGCATGCACGGCATCGACATCGTCGGCTACAACGTGAAGCTCGGCGACGGCGACACCGCCACGTTCGTCGCGGCGCCCGGCGAATACGACATTGTGTGCAACATCATGTGCGGCACCGGCCATTCGCAAATGCGCTCGAAGCTGATCGTCGAATAA
- the zapA gene encoding cell division protein ZapA, producing MHPDEKIRTTVEIFGNTYKMIGTYNQAYMKRISVYVNENMEAIAKSNPRLDHQRVAVLALVRMADEFFQLKGKFDAFEREHSESKQRIEELRKALELTEEKERGKAKEALELQQRCEALEADNRRLAEEAEEQERAKANEALELQQRIEALEAENRRLAEEAEEKERAKANEALELQQRIEALEAENKRLAEEAEEQRGKASEALELQQWIEALEAENKRLAEEAEEQRGKASEAPLLRQRVETLEAENRRLAEEAEEKERGIASEALELRQRVDSLEAENKRLAEEAELASLLWAERVEEWQAKYENAAREAAEASATMESRIARLEAELAEREAAAAQAIAAAAAEAAAGHAPSAESAGTGAGDAQDAENTGDLSLEARYQKLQEEYVKLQNEFNEWIQLTISETQ from the coding sequence ATGCATCCGGATGAGAAGATTCGCACTACCGTCGAAATTTTCGGAAATACGTACAAGATGATCGGTACGTACAACCAAGCATACATGAAGCGTATTTCTGTATACGTGAACGAAAACATGGAAGCGATCGCGAAGAGCAACCCTCGCCTCGACCATCAGCGGGTCGCCGTGCTGGCGCTCGTGCGGATGGCGGACGAGTTTTTCCAGCTGAAGGGCAAGTTCGATGCGTTCGAGCGCGAGCATTCGGAGTCGAAGCAGCGGATCGAGGAGCTTCGCAAGGCGCTCGAGCTGACGGAGGAGAAAGAGCGCGGCAAGGCGAAAGAGGCGCTCGAGCTCCAGCAGCGGTGCGAGGCGCTCGAAGCGGACAACCGGCGCCTCGCGGAAGAGGCGGAGGAGCAGGAACGCGCCAAGGCGAACGAGGCACTCGAGCTACAGCAGCGGATCGAGGCGCTCGAAGCGGAAAATCGACGCCTCGCGGAAGAGGCGGAGGAGAAGGAACGCGCCAAGGCGAACGAGGCGCTGGAGCTACAGCAGCGGATCGAGGCGCTCGAAGCGGAAAATAAGCGTCTCGCGGAAGAGGCGGAGGAGCAGCGCGGCAAGGCGAGCGAGGCGCTCGAGCTCCAGCAGTGGATCGAGGCGCTCGAAGCGGAGAATAAGCGGCTCGCGGAAGAAGCGGAGGAGCAGCGCGGCAAGGCGAGCGAGGCGCCCCTCCTTCGTCAGCGCGTCGAGACGCTCGAAGCGGAGAACCGGCGGCTCGCGGAAGAAGCAGAGGAGAAGGAGCGCGGCATAGCGAGCGAGGCGCTCGAGCTTCGTCAGCGCGTCGATTCGCTCGAAGCGGAGAACAAGCGGCTCGCGGAAGAAGCTGAGCTTGCGAGCCTTCTCTGGGCCGAACGCGTGGAGGAGTGGCAGGCGAAGTACGAGAACGCCGCCCGCGAAGCGGCGGAAGCGTCCGCGACGATGGAGTCGCGAATCGCTCGGCTCGAGGCCGAGCTTGCGGAGCGGGAGGCGGCCGCAGCGCAGGCGATCGCCGCCGCGGCCGCCGAAGCCGCAGCCGGCCATGCGCCGTCCGCCGAGTCCGCCGGGACCGGGGCTGGGGATGCGCAGGACGCGGAGAACACGGGCGACTTGTCGCTCGAGGCGAGGTACCAGAAGCTCCAGGAAGAGTATGTGAAGCTGCAGAACGAGTTTAACGAATGGATTCAATTGACGATTTCGGAAACGCAGTAA